The Anomaloglossus baeobatrachus isolate aAnoBae1 chromosome 5, aAnoBae1.hap1, whole genome shotgun sequence genome includes the window gccgtagctccagtgttttatggagcgCAGAACTACATACATCTCTGgaaagccttgttctggctctctacAGTTCCACTGGGAGCTTGTGATGAAACATCAGAAGTGATGGAGCGGCACAAAAGGGTATGAAACCACCAGAGGTCAAGTATAAAACGCtaagggcaggggacttacatttaaagggaacctgtcaccagatttttgaggtATAAACCAAAACTAGTACCTTCAGCAGCGCTTGTGCTGCATtccataaaaaaaaatgaatgttaTCCCCCAACTACCCCTGTTCACACCACAAAAACCTTTTAATATTCTCCCACGCTGCATGTAAATCTTTGGGCCCGGTCAGAAGAGGGTCCTTAGTtgaggctcctgtccctcctcttcATGCTGATCGCCGTCCTCTTGTGATGACTGACTTGGATGACGCCTCCAGCACCATCCACATCAAAGACATTgctggctcgcgcaggcgcacttcactctgccctacTGCAGACAGAGCCGAATACATGTGTGCATGGTCAAACCAGAGGTCTCTGCAAAAGGGTAAGAGTTTACCCAGCACAGGAGGAACTATCCACATCAATCATCAGAAGAGGACAGTGATCAACatggaggagggacaggagcctcaACCAAGGACGCCCATAGGACCAGACCCAAAGATTTACATACAGCACAGGAGATTAAAAAGGGATTTGGGGGTGTACAGGGAGAGTCAGGGGAGAATatgcacctttatggaatgcagcacaaGCGTTACTTAAGGTGCTAATTTTGGGTTATACCTCAatttggtgactggttccctttaaaagagcaATTTCTGCGCAAAaacgctggaatggtgctttaagtcTTTTTCACCCATAAACACATTTTTGGAAACAAACAGCTTTTACACCCCTGACAATTACCCTGGCCAGTCTGTGCTTGGGTTCATTCTTCTTGGCGTAGTCTAGAGAATCATAAATCATGCCAAAGCCGGTAGTTTTGCCACCACCAAAGTGAGTCCTGAAACCGAACACAAAGATCACATCTGGGGTAGTCTTGTACATTTTCGCCAGCTTCTCCCTGATTTCGGTCTTGGGGACAGTAGCTTTCCCAGGATGAAGGACATCTATGACCTAAAAGCAAGAATCACAATACAGATTTAATGAAAACTGCACAATAAATATCTTTACACTAATGTAACAGTTTAAGGCAATACCAAAATAAGGAAAGAATGCTGACAAAACGTCTCATAGGCCGCTATGGGCAGGGGTGGCAGCGACTTACCATTTGCTTCCTCTGAAGCAGTCTGTTGGTCATGAACTTCCGAGTTCTAATGGTGACGCTGTCGttctaaaataaaatacaaaaaatgatTTAGTTTCTCACATGTCTCTACTAGGCaggataaggctaagttcacacttccgttgttttgcatcagtcacaatccgtcgccttgaggtattacggtatcctgcaaaatattttgcaggaatcctgtttttccccatagacttctattagtgacggattgcgactgattatgctgcgttgcatccgcattGTTTTTTAActaaccgccgggcgggagcaacgcagcctgtaacgtttttttgagcagcgcgatccgtaggattttgctgcgcatgctctctctggctccctgccccgtaaccaggataaatatcgggtaaccaagcaatgcgctttggttagttacccgatatttacagtggttacgggtgcagggagcccgcgctaagtggtgtatgctggtaaccaagataaatatcaggtaaccaagcaaaaagtgcattgcttttagttacccgatatttacactggatacagtgtgcaaggaggccgacactttaccacttggctccgccccctcccgcactcagcatgtgtacacacacactcacttgtccccagccctgcagtccccgcggcactgacgtcctcagctgcacggccccgctcggctccgccccctcgcactccgcatgtacacacgcatgtagagacacacacacactcacctgtccccagccatgcagaccgcggcactgacgtcctcagctccgccccccccgcacacaacggagtccgacaatgaaattcttttcgttgtcatccgttgtacaacggatcagttacatgcgtcaagcaacacatgtgactgatgcaaaacaacggaaatgtgaacttagccttagtcagAATCCCAATGTCTCACTTCTAATCCTCAAGGCAGAAATGAATAAATGGAAAGCGTAACAATACGGTGCTACATTGACTAGCTACATTAAAAAGGTGGAAGTCCTAAAGGGTCCCATAAGGGTCTCACAATTGATCACTGAGCTTTGTGCACCGGGCTCCTAGCTGCGCAGTATAAGGCTGGGAGAATGAATTCAGTCAGTGATGTGTGACTGCTGGACGAGAGGCCAGCAAATCTCATGTGTTGATTAGCCAGGCCGACGTGGCATCATCACTGCCGCATGATACACACTTAAGACACCCCGCCATCCTGTAGGATCAGCAGATAAGGACATGCGTAGTCCTCCTGGTCACAGTTATGGAAGATGGACCAGGGTCCTgtgaatttgctcatctctaatggccCATCCTAAGGATCAGTGGTGGACGACTGACACCAGCCAGTAGTCACATGTAAAGGTCACATGGCGTATACCACCTCCACGTTGTCGCAGTTGGTGACTGCTGCCAGTACTTTAGCACTATGTGATGTCTATACAAGACAACAAGGCTATATCCATGCTATGTTTTACACCTTAAGTGTCCTTAAAGGGCTTCTCCCAAGGAAATATCAgtagtcatgagtgagcactaccatgttaggCTCTTGGTATTCGAAGACCAGTCAGATGCTCAGACGGGCTTTCCGGAAAAATGCTGGAATTCCCCATTGCCTTCTATTATACTCTGGTACAGGAGTAAAGGCCATTAGAGGGCCCGACTGTTCGTTACGAAcactgagcacggtagtgctcgctcatcactaattatcaccTACGCGCACCGCTGGGAGAGGCACCGATCAATGAAGGTTTACCAGGCCCTGCAGATGAAGAGGGACGGCTGCTCCACTAGGCCACACTCTAACTTATAGGGGCCTGTGACCACGTTGGCTTGTAGGCCGCAGCTTCAATGCTGTACACACTGGAGGTTAGGTAAAGGTCTGGGAGGACAAAGCCTGTAATGACCGGAACAAGTCACATGATAGCACTACCTGCAGAGCTGCAGGCGACAGCCAGGATAACAACCCAGGGGAGCAGAGCCTGTAATGACCTGCACAGATCCAGTGATGGCACTACCAGCAGTGCTGCCCCAGGAAGAGGCAGCCAGGGTAACGACCCAGGGGAGCAGAGCCTGTAATGACCTGCACAGATCCAGTGATGGCACTAACAGCAGTGCTGCCCCAGGAAGAGGCAGCCAGGGTAACGACCCAGGGGAGCAGAGCCTGTAATGACCTGCACAGATCCAGTGATGGCACTACCAGCAGTGCTGCCCCAGGAAGAAGCAGCCAGGGTAACGACCCAGGGGAACAGAGCCTGTAATGACCTGCACAGATCCAGTGATGGCATTACTTGCAGTGCTGCCCCAGGAACAAGCGGACAGGGTAACGACCCAGGGGAGCAAAGGCTGTAATGACCTGCACAGATCCAGTGATGGCACTACCAGCAGTGCTGCCCCAGGAAGAGGCAGCCAGGGTAACGACCTGCACAGATCCAGTGATGGCACTACCAGCAGTGCTGCCCCAGGAAGAGGCAGCCAGGGTAACGACCCAGGGGAGCAGAGCCTGTAATGACCTGCACAGATCCAGTGATGGCACTACCAGCAGTGCTGCCCCAGGAAGAGGCAGCCAGGGTAACGACCCAGGGGAGCAGAGCCTGTAATGACCTGCACAGATCCAGTGATGGCACTACCAGCAGTGCTGCCCCAGGAAGAGGCAGCCAGGGTAACGACCCAGGGGAGCAGAGCCTGTAATGACCTGCACAGATCCAGTGATGGCACTACCAGCAGTGCTGCCCCAGGAAGAAGCAGCCAGGGTAACGACCCAGGGGAACAGAGCCTGTAATGACCTGCACAGATCCAGTGATGGCATTACTTGCAGTGCTGCCCCAGGAACAAGCGGACAGGGTAACGACCCAGGGGAGCAAAGGCTGTAATGACCTGCACAGATCCAGTGATGGCACTACCAGCAGTGCTGCCCCAGGAAGAGGCAGCCAGGGTAACGACCCAGGGGAGCAGAGCCTGTAATGACCTGCACAGATCCAGTGATGGCACTACCAGCAGTGCTGCCCCAGGAAGAGGCAGCCAGGGTAACGACCCAGGGGAGCAGAGCCTGTAATGACCTGCACAGATCCAGTGATGGCACTACCAGCAGTGCTGCCCCAGGAAGAGGCAGCCAGGGGAACAGAGCCTGTAATGACCTGCACAGATCACATGACAGCACTAACTGCAGGGCTGCTCAAGGTATAGGCGGTTTTGGGGTGACCCTGCGAAGAGAGGGCAACCAGGGGAGGACAGAGCCTGTAATGACCCTCAGTTCCCATGATAGCACTGCCTGCAGAAGTACCCCAGGGACAGGAGGCCGGCAGGCAACCACAGGGAGAAAGGGGAGACCCCGAGCCTGTACTGACCAACACAGGCCCCCTGATACCACTACCTGCAGGGCTACCCCGGGGTGAGGCGATCAGGGGAGGACAGAGCCTGTAATGACCCGCGCAGATCACGTGATAGCACTACCTGCAGGGCTGACTCGGGGACAGGCGGATCAACAGCACTGCTCCGGACAGTCACTCCACCAATGGCGTATACCTGGAGCAGCCGCCACACGGGCCTGCAACAGGGCGGATTATCCAGAGCTCTCCCAACAGAACCTCACAAATATCCCGCCACCAGCCGCACTGCCACCGAGGGAGCCCCACATAACACGCTCGTCAGCTCCTAAGGCAGGATGGCGTGGATAAGTCTCGGATTGTACAAATTCTACGCGCCGACACTCACCATTTTGGTACCGTCGCTCTcagggaggaaggaaagaaagaccgaAGCTTCTTCAGCCAATCAGGTCGTAGGACTCACAGGAAGTGGGTGTGGTTGCAAGCGCCTGCATTCGAACAAGCATTGGTTGGAAAGTCCGTCAATCATCGATACACAGTCCGCAGATTTCAAAGGGccgcataaaaaaaaacaaaacaaaaaaaaaaaaaaaaaaaaaaacactgcgccTGCTCAGTAGAGCCCTCTATGGTTTGGTGTGCAGCACAGCAGACTTGTGTTGTACTTAGCACAGACAGTGcgcggctggtttcacactacgtctttttaacatccgttgaaaacgtttttttaacggaagtacggatcctgcttttacagcaaataacgtatgcaaacgcatatgttattttgcaggatcctgcagtggatgtttcggggcgggcattgtagtcatgtgatcgggagtgaggggaactagagtgggaggaggcttctgacagctgcagacgctggtaactaaggtaaacatcggccttggatacccgatatttatcttggttacgagtctgCTGCTGCCAGCGGAGCCGGGCTGCTTgcacgggaggagagagagagagagagagagagagagagaaagagagagaaagagagagaaagagagagagagagagagagagagagagagagagaaagagagagaaagagagagaaagagagagagagagagagagactctgttTCCGGCCATGCAAAGTActgtctgggcatgctcagtccaaatgcaggatcctgtctatcagcatgcaacgttcacctac containing:
- the RPS24 gene encoding small ribosomal subunit protein eS24 isoform X2, giving the protein MNDSVTIRTRKFMTNRLLQRKQMVIDVLHPGKATVPKTEIREKLAKMYKTTPDVIFVFGFRTHFGGGKTTGFGMIYDSLDYAKKNEPKHRLARHGLYEKKKTSRKQRKERKNRMKKVRGTAKATVGAGKKK
- the RPS24 gene encoding small ribosomal subunit protein eS24 isoform X1, producing MNDSVTIRTRKFMTNRLLQRKQMVIDVLHPGKATVPKTEIREKLAKMYKTTPDVIFVFGFRTHFGGGKTTGFGMIYDSLDYAKKNEPKHRLARHGLYEKKKTSRKQRKERKNRMKKVRGTAKATVGAGKKKD